From a single Sparus aurata chromosome 13, fSpaAur1.1, whole genome shotgun sequence genomic region:
- the LOC115594205 gene encoding histone H2B 1/2-like: MPDAPKAAKKGSKKAVSKATKSGKKRRTKRKESYAIYVYKVLKQVHPDTGISSKAMGIMNSFVSDIFERIAGEASRLAHYNKRSTITSREIQTAVRLLLPGELAKHAVSEGTKAVTKYTSSK, encoded by the coding sequence ATGCCTGATGCACCCAAAGCAGCGAAGAAAGGCTCCAAGAAAGCCGTTTCTAAAGCCACCAAGTCCGGCAAGAAGAGGAGGACCAAGAGGAAGGAGAGCTACGCCATCTATGTCTACAAGGTCCTGAAGCAGGTCCACCCCGACACCGGGATTTCCTCCAAGGCGATGGGCATCATGAACTCCTTCGTCAGCGACATCTTCGAGCGCATCGCCGGTGAGGCCTCCCGTCTGGCTCACTACAACAAGcgctccaccatcacctccagggAGATCCAGACCGCCGTCCGCCTGCTGCTGCCCGGGGAGCTGGCCAAGCACGCCGTGTCTGAGGGCACCAAGGCTGTCACCAAGTACACCAGCTCCAAGTAA